The Betta splendens chromosome 2, fBetSpl5.4, whole genome shotgun sequence nucleotide sequence CTCCGATATAAGCATTTCTGaagtggcctggtagctcagttggtagcgtgtcgacctcggaaggcaaaaggtctgcggttcaatcccccgcctcggcatcaggtgtgtccctgagcaagacacattgcgctagctccccgagctttctttctttctttctgccgTAGAGTCACTTTCACACTAAAGGGACTCTGGGTGTTGTTCACCATCTTGTGTCGTTTTATTCCTACTCATAATTACAGAGAGCGAGTCATTTATTTGCGAGTTCTCCTGAGACCCGAGTGTCAGCAGAGACTCATGTGGTCTGGTGCTTTTACAGCAGTCAGGAGGTGTGTGAACGCTGCAGTGTCTCTGGTCTAAAGAGGCGGATGCTGCATCGTGAACCACCTGGGGACGTTCTCTGAAACTCCACCATCAATTCAATGTTGCTGTGGCGTACTCCCCCTCTGCTCACTGCTCGTCAGCGAGGCTGCAGGGGAAGCACGAGGCTAAATGGTGtcgacacagcagcagcagaaatgacATGAAACATATGCATGTTGACTTGAATGCACGGCTGATGGTGCAACCAGCGACGCTGCTCTGAGAGCATCAGCCTGATGCAACGACCCACCTCGCTGTGTGTCGGGCTCACTTCAGCCCTCTCAAAGACGCACGCTCTCACCTTCCTGTCCGACAGGAGCTTCTTGTAGCCGCTGGCGCCCAGAGTGAGAAGGGTAATGAGGACGTCGAGGGAGGGCGACGCAGACGCTCGACCTGAACACAGAGAGCCAGGAAGTCACAGGAATTAATATCACATGAGCTGCGAAaaccaaaagacaaaaaagcatCAGTACTTGAAAGGCTGTGAAGGTGAAGTCGTGTACGATCAGGTTTCTCTGATCTGTGCAGTCAACGATGACGGACCGGGCAGGTATTCAATTACAACTAGATATAGTAACACCGCAGTCAGAAACTCAAATATCAAAATTGGCCATTAGATGAaaaacagcttgtgtttttttttttacttgttgacttgtttttttgtcagttTTTTAATTGAAGGACAGCTTATCTCCTGCAAGTAGCGACTGCTTGCTGATATTAGGTTACTGAATCAATATAATGTGTTATATTCAACTGGAAAATGAGGTATAAACACCTCAGACTTTTACACCATTGAGCCACACAACCACTGAATGTCTTCTGTAGTTTATTTGCTGCAGATCCAACaaattataaaatgtaaaactcaTTATACTCACTGATTTACATAACAGGTGCATCCAACTTGACTAAACGCCATCCATCATGGACAacccctcccacctcctcccaccccctgcaccactgtagcgactctgaccagctccttcagcaccagactgttacacccccagtgcaggaaggagctaccGCAGGtctatatatatgatatatatctatatatatgaCTATATATGACTGCAGTGATACACAGTGTAACTACACGGTGTGCtcctttattttattgtttgagtAACTTTATGACGTGCAATATTTGTACATAAACTTTTTCCAAACTTAAGATTACCTATTACTTAATAATTGACTCAAATTTAATTTACACCTTACATTTTCTGCAGTTAatactgttgtttttgttttttgtgcccCGTGTTTTTgactattttgtttttgttgtgtttttgctgctgtaaaacaaaagaatttccccattgtgggatccTAAATGTTTGAAATCTAGACATGCTGAAGACAAGGTAAAACATACAGGACAGATGCACTGATTGTCACCTAGTGTTTAAACATATTCAAAGGCTGAGACTTCTGCTTACTGTGCCTCCCTGACTTCATAAGCATGTACATAAATAGACATGAACACACGGCCACTCACCTGGGTACATTTTGCTTATCTCCTGTATGAAGGACTCGTCAAACCCTGCGATTATGGCGCCACCTACTGGAACCATGAAGTTCTTGTCCAAGCTCTGAACAAAGGCGTCGATCCTCCCTACACGAGCTCCCTGATGACGGACAGTTCAAGACAAAAGAATTAAGAAACCTGCACATGTCACTTGAAGACTGATTCAGAGCCCGGCTGTGGTTCCAGTCACGCATACTTGCTGTATGAGGTGCATGCACTTGGACGACTGGACTCCATATGCGTTGTTGACTATATGTGGAATGCTGTGTTTGGCACACATCGTGGCTAGCTCTTCAATCCTGCAACGACAGACGAAAAAAGTACAAACTAATATGAAAACTTATATTATCCAGtggtaacacacacaaagtctgGATAGAAGCCTTGTGTTACCTGTCGGGCACCCGCGGGGCAAAGCAGGACGTCGTGGAGTGAACACACAGGATGTTCTCTGCTCCGAGCTCCTCGATCTTGTGCTCAATCGCTGCCAAGTCTGTCCTCAACTCGTCCCCTTCGAGCACGTTCTCCACCACCACCGGTTCAAAGCCTGACAATATCTGTCTGGTGAGTTTCTGTCCATTTATACGAAGCAGTAGCAACCGTGAATGTAATCACCTGCTGTGATCATGGCTTTGAAACAGGACTTCTGGTCGATGCGAGGCCAGATGATGTAGCGAGCCTTGGGCCTCCGATGGCGAAGGGTCAGGAAGCACAACGTCAAGCTCATCCCAGTTGCCATGGGAACTACAAAGCAGCTCGCCACACTGCGAACCCCTGTGAAGAAACAAGAGGTCGACGTCCAAACTTTGGAAACTCTGACAAGACAGAGTTGGACAGAGTTGTCTTCAGACTACTACAAACTACAGCTTTTATTAATAGGAACACTAGAACCTCGACTGTAGGCGTTACCTGGATGCCGTGTGTGGGAACGCAATTGGGTTTTACTTCCCTTATTGAGCCCGTCTAAGTCCGTTTGACTGACACACCTGCAATTTTCAGGATGTCCAACACGACTGAGTTGGTGAGCTTGTTGAGAAGACTGGAACCTGCAGCTTTAGGCTGAATGGCAGCGATGTCACCAGATCGACCGATGCCATGGATCAGCCTGCACAGAAGGACATCACAACGCGACACGTTAAACTGTCTGATTATAAATGCCGTACGattcaaacacaaagacagtacTATCAGACGTGAACCTGTAATGTCGTCTGGCCACGAGGCTCGACGCCACCCGACCTTCCCGCTCCCCAACGCCACAGTTGCCCAGGAAGTTGTTGCTGTCCATCACAGCCAGCTCGCTGAGGAACAGCTCGATGGTGCCTTCGCTCCAGCCTTCCTCTGGACATTTCCCCTGCAgcgcgcagacgcagacagtgAGACCAGCTGTGTGCAGTGCCTTTGAGCAGAGCATGAGGCAGCGGTGGACTtcacctgctccagcaggaGTCTGATGAGCTGCTCATGGCTACGGCGCGCCTGGGAGCCCTGTCGGATGTAGGACGGCAGCACTATCTTCTCACTGAGGGCGAAGTTTTCACTGTTCATCGCAGCCAAACACAGAAACCTAACAAAACCATTAGATCAAAGCACAAAACGTTTAATGCACGTATTCATAGACGCTGTCTCTCACTGCTTTGACAGAAGTTTCATATAAACATGTTGGACTAATATTAAGCAACACAGAGGTTCAGTGACTCTATTTACCTTTCCAGGTACAGGTCAAAGGTGGCGACAAACACATTTACTAGGCTGCGATTAATCGGAATAACTTCTTTATATTATGTTGTGCCCGTCTCTTCATTTTATCTCTGTCAGCTGCATCACCAGCTCTGTTTCCACGCACAGAACGAGTTGTGGCGTTGTAATACCACATCTCAGCTCAGATAGCTGCTAGCAAACTGTTAGCTCACTCTGTTGACCTTAGCACTAGGGCCGCTAGCAGGGGTGCTAAGCTAACATCGCCACGCGAGGAGCAAGCACGCGCGACCGAGCAGCGTAAAGAGAAACCCGTTGTTCGGCTTCTTTACCTTCACGTCTCACGTCGTCAAACCGCCTCCAGAGGCTCAACAGGTGTGAGAGACGcgcagctacaggaggaagcgCGCGGTCACGTGATCGCCGAGCGCTGGTCATGTGACCGTACGTCATAGCTTCAATTCATGCAGTTTCGTGGAAGATACCGTTTTCGAAAAAAATGTCATAATTGAAGAAAATTTCTAAATAATAAACGAAAACAAATAGTGTAAAACAACAACTTTCTTTACTCTGAAACTGTGTTTAAAAGTCTAAAGAgcatgaacacaaaaacacagcagcatttaaTTTTACATCAACCTATACAGATGTGTTAAGAAATAATTTGACTAAAttttcacag carries:
- the sepsecs gene encoding O-phosphoseryl-tRNA(Sec) selenium transferase, whose amino-acid sequence is MNSENFALSEKIVLPSYIRQGSQARRSHEQLIRLLLEQGKCPEEGWSEGTIELFLSELAVMDSNNFLGNCGVGEREGRVASSLVARRHYRLIHGIGRSGDIAAIQPKAAGSSLLNKLTNSVVLDILKIAGVRSVASCFVVPMATGMSLTLCFLTLRHRRPKARYIIWPRIDQKSCFKAMITAGFEPVVVENVLEGDELRTDLAAIEHKIEELGAENILCVHSTTSCFAPRVPDRIEELATMCAKHSIPHIVNNAYGVQSSKCMHLIQQGARVGRIDAFVQSLDKNFMVPVGGAIIAGFDESFIQEISKMYPGRASASPSLDVLITLLTLGASGYKKLLSDRKELYSFLAQELKRLASAHGERLLHTPHNPISLAMSLDGVQAGGDRAVTQLGSMLFTRQVSGARVVPLGNEQTVNGHTFRGFMSHSESYPCPYLNAASAVGITQEDVSLCIKRLDKCLKTLRREQEVADAAPTVPPSGQELAAGE